In Streptomyces sp. NBC_00306, a single genomic region encodes these proteins:
- a CDS encoding C40 family peptidase yields the protein MSALASHRKTRSRTVKTSPAVGFTTAALASVTLLSTQSANAAPSDPKPSVEEVQKKVDDLYRQAGTETQKYNQAKEATKEKRQQVGKLLDENAQRTEKLNESRQVLGNYAAAQYRSGAVAPTAALLFADSPQQYFDQTQLMDRMTDRQRDVIADYETQRAAAAKQRAAATESLESLTRSQRALRTSKQDVQAKLAEARDLLSRLTAEEKARLAAIERKKAEEARRKAEQKAEQEAKAEAERQRQRQEKEREQNQGGTGTAPGTGTGSGSSDGTSTAKAAKVLDFARAQIGKPYVWGAAGPSSYDCSGLTQAAWKTAGVSLPRTTWDQVKTGKQIGTKDLLPGDLVFFYDDISHVGIYIGDGKMIHAPKPGANVREESIFSMPIHGSVRPA from the coding sequence ATGTCGGCCTTGGCGTCGCATCGCAAAACGCGAAGTCGAACCGTGAAGACCTCCCCCGCCGTCGGTTTCACGACGGCAGCCCTCGCATCCGTCACGCTGCTGTCGACGCAGAGCGCCAACGCGGCGCCGAGCGACCCGAAGCCGTCGGTCGAAGAGGTGCAGAAGAAGGTCGATGACCTGTACCGGCAGGCCGGCACCGAGACGCAGAAGTACAACCAGGCGAAAGAGGCGACGAAGGAGAAGCGGCAGCAGGTCGGCAAGCTCCTCGACGAGAACGCGCAGCGCACGGAGAAGCTGAACGAGTCCCGCCAGGTGCTCGGCAACTACGCCGCCGCGCAGTACCGCTCGGGTGCGGTCGCCCCGACCGCAGCGCTGCTGTTCGCGGACAGCCCCCAGCAGTACTTCGACCAGACCCAGCTGATGGACCGTATGACGGACCGTCAGCGGGATGTGATCGCCGATTACGAGACCCAGCGGGCAGCCGCGGCCAAGCAGCGGGCAGCGGCGACCGAGAGCCTGGAGTCGCTCACCCGGTCGCAGCGGGCGCTGCGCACCAGCAAGCAGGACGTGCAGGCGAAGCTCGCCGAGGCACGCGACCTGCTGTCGAGGCTGACCGCCGAGGAGAAGGCGCGACTGGCCGCGATCGAGCGCAAGAAGGCGGAGGAGGCCCGCCGCAAGGCCGAGCAGAAAGCCGAGCAGGAGGCGAAGGCCGAGGCGGAGCGGCAGCGGCAGCGGCAGGAGAAGGAGCGCGAGCAGAACCAGGGCGGCACGGGCACGGCGCCCGGGACCGGCACGGGCTCCGGTTCTTCCGACGGCACCTCCACCGCCAAGGCGGCCAAGGTCCTCGACTTCGCGCGCGCCCAGATCGGCAAGCCGTACGTCTGGGGTGCGGCCGGCCCCAGCTCGTACGACTGCTCGGGGCTGACGCAGGCCGCCTGGAAGACCGCGGGCGTGAGCCTGCCGCGCACCACCTGGGACCAGGTGAAGACCGGCAAGCAGATCGGGACGAAGGACCTGCTCCCGGGGGACCTGGTCTTCTTCTACGACGACATCAGCCACGTGGGCATCTACATCGGTGACGGCAAGATGATCCACGCGCCGAAGCCGGGGGCGAACGTCCGCGAGGAGTCGATCTTCTCCATGCCGATCCACGGCAGCGTTCGCCCGGCCTGA
- a CDS encoding alpha/beta hydrolase, translated as MNLTGNTFFVITIVLVVIAVLLPLLLWSRLRGPAVVRGACRVFMVVFAQATAVLMVFVSVNNSNGLYGSWDDLLGTSNHVNNAVDLGPSGTGGRQIAALPKVRQTFEKVDEPGLGNGLRRTYLKGAVSGVEGEVYVWLPPQYDDPAYRDKQFPVVELLAGFPGSSKSWFRAMKVQSRIQPLIESGVVAPFILVSPRTMLLGDKDTGYANVPGTVNADSWLTVDVRKMVADNFRASLAPTSWAIAGYSAGGHGAAKLALAHPDRYSAAVSLSGYNDPAAEKTSITGADPQLRRENDVLNILMAAKTPPRVSLLATGEGADGYLPGLALRDASKPPTRVEVRPTVGGHVTRVWGAELPYAFRWLTREMKLEDGTPGQGGPGGGAGRQDRPEAEGAEVDEPSGAGGGILE; from the coding sequence ATGAATCTGACGGGGAACACCTTCTTCGTGATCACGATCGTCCTGGTCGTGATCGCCGTGCTGCTGCCGCTGCTGCTGTGGAGCCGACTGCGCGGACCCGCGGTCGTGCGGGGCGCGTGCCGGGTGTTCATGGTGGTCTTCGCGCAGGCCACGGCCGTTCTCATGGTCTTCGTGTCGGTGAACAACTCCAACGGTCTCTACGGCAGCTGGGACGATCTGCTCGGCACGTCCAACCATGTGAACAACGCGGTCGACCTCGGGCCCAGCGGGACCGGTGGCCGGCAGATCGCCGCGTTGCCGAAGGTGCGCCAGACCTTCGAGAAGGTCGACGAGCCGGGCCTCGGCAACGGCCTCCGCCGCACCTACCTCAAGGGCGCGGTCTCCGGCGTGGAGGGCGAGGTGTACGTCTGGCTGCCGCCGCAGTACGACGACCCCGCGTACCGCGACAAGCAGTTCCCCGTCGTCGAGCTGCTCGCCGGCTTCCCCGGTTCCTCGAAGAGCTGGTTCCGCGCCATGAAGGTGCAGTCCCGGATCCAGCCGCTGATCGAATCGGGTGTCGTGGCCCCCTTCATCCTCGTCTCGCCGCGCACGATGCTGCTCGGCGACAAGGACACCGGGTACGCGAACGTCCCGGGCACGGTCAACGCGGACAGCTGGCTGACCGTGGACGTGCGCAAGATGGTCGCCGACAACTTCCGCGCCTCGCTGGCCCCCACGAGCTGGGCGATAGCCGGCTACTCGGCCGGCGGCCACGGAGCGGCCAAACTGGCCCTCGCCCACCCGGACCGCTACTCCGCCGCGGTGAGCCTGTCCGGCTACAACGACCCGGCGGCGGAGAAGACCTCCATCACGGGGGCGGACCCGCAGCTGCGCCGGGAGAACGACGTCCTGAACATCCTCATGGCGGCGAAGACGCCGCCCCGGGTCTCCCTGCTGGCCACGGGAGAGGGCGCGGACGGCTACCTCCCGGGCCTCGCGCTCCGCGACGCGTCGAAGCCGCCGACCAGGGTCGAGGTCCGGCCGACGGTGGGCGGTCACGTCACGCGGGTGTGGGGTGCGGAACTGCCGTACGCGTTCCGGTGGTTGACGCGGGAGATGAAGCTGGAGGACGGGACGCCGGGCCAGGGCGGCCCGGGCGGGGGCGCCGGGCGTCAGGACCGTCCGGAGGCGGAGGGGGCAGAGGTGGACGAACCGTCGGGGGCGGGCGGCGGGATACTGGAGTGA
- a CDS encoding M23 family metallopeptidase, producing the protein MNDQHAHAGYVGYDGYPSGSFETDPLFGALPGHEAGHSGQYDSSQWDTGSHQAGTAGYDVYGAQHQAEQAQQFTEATGQYATVGQYDATGQYTTAQYDAGVQAGVPYDPSGQYDATGQWDASAWNQGAQTGQFETAAAAFTYDATGQWAVPGYETGTYDATAWNTGAEAVVPQQFTPEQEFGTELRPEFSGEYTPDHTQEYAEQYEPEATPGYDSPVEDVQNVQDTQYAPEYDTAYGSEFDTDHETEQHTDDSTAMDADSVEEPGDESELEPALIGAAPVTPRPVRRSGGSRGRRRTPAKRSALLTVAVPSACVMGVAGIAAASVSGISGGETKDNGTQNLAAADPASVKPAAANNKMDTQLAALSADARDFGDRASRTQERLDLKARQEAERKKRLEEAKRLEALRPKFVLPVKQGGLSAYYGQAGVNWMSLHSGIDFPVSYGTEVMAATDGTVRTQYNSAYGNMAIVTAADGTETWYCHLSTTKIRSGSVKAGDVIAYSGNSGNSTGPHLHFEVRPGGGAAIDPLPWLRSHDLDPA; encoded by the coding sequence GTGAACGACCAGCACGCCCACGCCGGGTACGTCGGATATGACGGGTACCCCTCCGGCAGCTTTGAAACCGACCCGCTCTTCGGTGCGCTTCCGGGACACGAGGCCGGACACAGCGGTCAGTACGACTCGTCCCAGTGGGACACCGGGTCGCACCAGGCAGGCACCGCCGGTTACGACGTGTACGGCGCGCAGCACCAGGCAGAGCAGGCCCAGCAGTTCACCGAGGCCACCGGCCAGTACGCCACCGTCGGTCAGTACGACGCGACGGGCCAGTACACCACCGCGCAGTACGACGCCGGTGTGCAGGCCGGGGTCCCCTACGACCCGAGCGGCCAGTACGACGCCACCGGTCAGTGGGACGCATCCGCGTGGAACCAGGGTGCGCAGACAGGCCAGTTCGAGACGGCCGCGGCCGCCTTCACCTACGACGCCACCGGCCAGTGGGCGGTGCCGGGTTACGAGACCGGCACCTACGACGCCACCGCCTGGAACACGGGCGCGGAGGCCGTCGTACCGCAACAGTTCACGCCTGAGCAGGAGTTCGGCACTGAGCTGCGGCCGGAGTTCTCCGGTGAGTACACCCCGGACCACACGCAGGAGTACGCGGAGCAGTACGAGCCCGAGGCCACGCCCGGCTACGACTCCCCCGTCGAGGACGTCCAGAACGTCCAGGACACGCAGTACGCGCCGGAGTACGACACCGCGTACGGGTCCGAGTTCGACACCGACCACGAGACCGAGCAGCACACCGACGACAGCACGGCCATGGACGCCGACTCCGTCGAGGAGCCGGGTGACGAGAGCGAGCTCGAGCCCGCGCTCATCGGTGCCGCCCCGGTCACGCCGCGCCCCGTCCGCCGGTCCGGCGGCAGCCGCGGCCGCCGCCGCACTCCGGCCAAGCGCTCCGCACTGCTCACCGTCGCCGTGCCCTCCGCCTGTGTGATGGGCGTCGCGGGCATCGCCGCCGCTTCGGTCAGCGGCATCAGCGGCGGTGAGACCAAGGACAACGGCACCCAGAACCTGGCTGCCGCCGATCCGGCATCGGTCAAGCCGGCCGCCGCGAACAACAAGATGGACACGCAGCTCGCCGCGCTCAGCGCCGATGCCCGCGACTTCGGCGACCGCGCCTCCCGCACCCAGGAACGCCTCGACCTCAAGGCGCGCCAGGAGGCGGAGCGCAAGAAGCGCCTGGAGGAGGCCAAGCGCCTCGAGGCGCTGCGCCCCAAGTTCGTTCTTCCCGTGAAGCAGGGCGGCCTCAGCGCCTACTACGGCCAGGCCGGCGTCAATTGGATGTCCCTGCACTCGGGTATCGACTTCCCGGTGTCGTACGGCACCGAAGTGATGGCCGCGACCGACGGCACCGTCCGTACGCAGTACAACAGCGCCTACGGCAACATGGCCATCGTGACCGCGGCGGACGGCACCGAGACCTGGTACTGCCACTTGAGCACGACCAAGATCCGGTCCGGCTCGGTCAAGGCCGGTGACGTGATCGCGTACTCCGGCAACTCCGGCAACTCCACCGGCCCGCACCTCCACTTCGAGGTCCGGCCCGGCGGCGGCGCGGCGATCGACCCGCTGCCCTGGCTGCGCAGCCACGACCTCGACCCCGCGTAG
- a CDS encoding C40 family peptidase: MAAHRKPKQHLLSGPAARTAATLALAGAASATAFDGVGHAEPALTPAQVKDKADKLHHEAEVATEKYNGAKERTAALRTTVDRLRDEAARRTDRLNSSRNALGSIATAQYRAGSIDPAVQLALTSDPDEYLERAALAERTGERQAAAIAGVHQQLVELGRLRAQAGERMESLKDRQAELARHKATVQSKLSAAERMLDRLTAEQRASYEAGSGHGDSAPTARADRSTAPRGALRAPDARAAQAVAYAYGALGKPYVWGATGPSSFDCSGLTQAAWRSAGVSLPRTTYTQINAGRRVSRSELAPGDLVFFYSGISHVGLYIGGGQMIHAPRPGAPVRVASIDDMPFAGATRPS; the protein is encoded by the coding sequence GTGGCCGCGCACCGGAAGCCCAAGCAGCATCTCCTCTCCGGGCCCGCAGCCCGTACCGCCGCCACCCTCGCGCTCGCAGGAGCGGCGTCCGCGACCGCCTTCGACGGAGTCGGCCACGCGGAACCCGCTCTCACACCGGCCCAGGTCAAGGACAAGGCGGACAAGCTGCACCACGAGGCGGAGGTGGCCACGGAGAAGTACAACGGGGCCAAGGAACGCACCGCGGCGTTACGCACCACGGTCGACCGGCTGCGCGACGAGGCCGCCCGCAGGACCGACCGTCTCAACTCCTCGCGCAACGCACTCGGTTCGATCGCCACCGCCCAGTACCGCGCCGGGAGCATCGACCCCGCCGTTCAGCTCGCGCTCACCTCCGACCCCGACGAGTACCTGGAGCGGGCCGCGCTCGCCGAACGCACGGGTGAGCGGCAGGCCGCCGCGATCGCCGGGGTGCACCAGCAGCTGGTGGAGCTCGGCCGGCTGCGGGCGCAGGCGGGCGAGCGGATGGAGAGCCTCAAGGACCGGCAGGCGGAACTGGCCCGGCACAAAGCGACCGTGCAGAGCAAACTCTCGGCCGCCGAGCGGATGCTGGACCGGCTCACGGCCGAACAGCGTGCCTCGTACGAGGCGGGGTCCGGCCACGGGGACTCCGCCCCCACCGCGCGCGCCGACCGCTCCACGGCCCCCCGCGGCGCCCTGCGGGCCCCCGACGCCCGCGCCGCCCAGGCCGTCGCCTACGCCTACGGGGCGCTCGGCAAGCCGTACGTCTGGGGAGCGACCGGCCCGTCCTCCTTCGACTGCTCCGGCCTCACCCAGGCGGCCTGGCGCTCGGCCGGCGTCTCGCTCCCGAGGACCACGTACACCCAGATCAACGCGGGCCGACGGGTGTCACGGTCCGAACTGGCCCCGGGCGACCTGGTGTTCTTCTACTCGGGCATCAGCCATGTCGGCCTCTACATCGGCGGCGGCCAGATGATCCACGCACCGCGCCCGGGCGCCCCGGTCCGGGTCGCGTCGATCGACGACATGCCGTTCGCGGGGGCGACGCGTCCGTCGTAG
- a CDS encoding esterase/lipase family protein, giving the protein MTAVPFISLSLRPVRHLRSLCNLRVPVTFLQATALELAILAGHLLLYPSGLFAERPGPGHPQDGDPAPGDGRHRRAQDEGACNPRPLDAEPASESECAPVPAATALPTGSGAVRPPAVLLHGFVDNRSVFVLLRRSLARHGWRHLECLNYSPLTCDIRTAAELLGRHIEEICARTGRSEVDIVGHSLGGLIARYYVQCLGGDQRVRTLVTLGTPHSGTTVAPLASAHPIVRQMRPGSAVIEELRRPAPGCRTRFVSFWSDLDQLMVPVETACVDHPDLIAQNVQVSGIGHLALPVHPAVAAGIRQALETSTSSADASGAVSVA; this is encoded by the coding sequence ATGACGGCGGTGCCCTTCATTTCCCTGAGTCTGCGCCCCGTGCGCCACCTGCGAAGCCTCTGCAACCTCAGAGTTCCTGTCACCTTTCTCCAGGCCACCGCCCTCGAGCTGGCGATCCTCGCCGGGCATCTGCTGCTCTACCCGTCCGGGCTGTTCGCCGAGCGCCCCGGCCCCGGCCACCCGCAGGACGGCGACCCCGCGCCGGGCGACGGCCGTCACCGCCGGGCACAGGACGAGGGCGCCTGCAACCCGCGCCCCCTCGATGCCGAGCCGGCGTCCGAGTCCGAGTGCGCGCCCGTGCCCGCCGCCACCGCGCTGCCGACCGGCTCCGGAGCCGTCCGCCCGCCCGCCGTGCTGCTCCACGGCTTCGTCGACAACCGCTCCGTCTTCGTCCTGCTCCGCCGCTCACTGGCCCGCCACGGCTGGCGCCATCTGGAGTGCCTCAACTACTCCCCGCTGACCTGCGACATCCGCACCGCCGCCGAGCTGCTCGGCCGGCACATCGAGGAGATCTGCGCGCGTACCGGCCGCAGCGAGGTCGACATCGTCGGGCACAGCCTCGGCGGACTCATCGCCCGCTACTACGTGCAGTGTCTCGGTGGTGACCAGCGGGTCCGCACCCTCGTCACGCTCGGCACCCCGCATTCCGGCACGACCGTCGCCCCGCTCGCCAGCGCCCACCCGATCGTGCGGCAGATGCGCCCCGGCTCGGCCGTGATCGAGGAGCTGCGCCGCCCCGCACCGGGCTGCCGTACGCGCTTCGTGAGCTTCTGGAGCGACCTGGACCAGCTGATGGTTCCCGTCGAGACGGCCTGTGTGGACCATCCGGACCTCATCGCCCAGAACGTGCAAGTCAGCGGAATCGGCCATCTCGCCCTGCCGGTGCACCCCGCCGTCGCCGCCGGAATCCGGCAGGCACTCGAGACGAGCACATCGTCGGCGGACGCGTCCGGAGCCGTTTCGGTTGCCTGA
- a CDS encoding cobalamin B12-binding domain-containing protein, with protein sequence MGVTGPIRVVVAKPGLDGHDRGAKVIARALRDAGMEVIYTGLHQTPEQIVDTAIQEDADAIGLSILSGAHNTLFAKVIELLKEREAEDIKVFGGGIIPEADIAPLKELGVAEIFTPGATTTSIVDWVNANVREPAGA encoded by the coding sequence ATGGGTGTGACCGGTCCGATCCGCGTAGTGGTGGCCAAGCCGGGGCTCGACGGCCATGACCGCGGGGCCAAGGTGATCGCGCGAGCGCTGCGCGACGCGGGTATGGAGGTCATCTACACCGGGCTCCACCAGACGCCCGAGCAGATCGTGGACACGGCGATCCAGGAGGACGCGGACGCGATCGGTCTGTCGATCCTCTCGGGCGCCCACAACACCCTGTTCGCCAAGGTGATCGAGCTCCTGAAGGAGCGCGAGGCGGAGGACATCAAGGTCTTCGGCGGCGGCATCATCCCGGAGGCGGACATCGCACCGCTGAAGGAGCTCGGCGTGGCGGAGATCTTCACGCCGGGAGCGACGACGACGTCGATCGTCGACTGGGTCAACGCGAACGTCCGCGAGCCCGCCGGAGCGTGA
- a CDS encoding response regulator transcription factor: MTEAAGESTERRARVVLVDDHRMFRTGVQAEIGQTETTGVEVVGEAADVDQAVTVITATRPEVVLLDVHLPGGGGVEVLRRCASLMSAADRPVRFLALSVSDAAEDVIGVIRGGARGYVTKTITGTDLVNSIFRVQDGDAVFSPRLAGFVLDAFASTDAPPVDEDLDRLTQREREVLRLIARGYAYKEIAKQLFISVKTVESHVSAVLRKLQLSNRHELTRWATARRLV, encoded by the coding sequence ATGACCGAGGCTGCGGGAGAGAGCACCGAGCGGCGGGCGAGGGTCGTGCTCGTCGACGACCACCGGATGTTCCGCACCGGCGTGCAGGCGGAGATCGGCCAGACCGAGACCACCGGCGTGGAAGTGGTCGGCGAGGCCGCCGACGTGGACCAGGCGGTCACCGTGATCACCGCGACCCGGCCCGAGGTCGTCCTGCTGGACGTGCACCTCCCGGGCGGCGGAGGGGTCGAGGTGCTGCGGCGCTGCGCCTCGCTGATGTCGGCAGCGGACCGTCCCGTACGGTTCCTGGCGCTGTCCGTCTCGGATGCCGCCGAGGACGTGATCGGCGTGATCCGCGGCGGCGCCCGCGGTTACGTCACCAAGACCATCACCGGCACGGACCTGGTGAACTCGATCTTCCGGGTGCAGGACGGCGACGCGGTCTTCTCACCGCGGCTGGCCGGCTTCGTGCTCGACGCCTTCGCCTCGACGGACGCACCGCCCGTCGACGAGGACCTCGACCGCCTCACCCAGCGCGAGCGCGAGGTGCTGCGGCTGATCGCGCGGGGCTACGCGTACAAGGAGATCGCCAAGCAGCTCTTCATCTCGGTGAAGACGGTCGAGTCCCATGTCTCCGCCGTCCTGCGCAAACTCCAGCTGTCGAACCGTCACGAACTGACCCGGTGGGCGACGGCGCGACGACTCGTCTGA
- the pcrA gene encoding DNA helicase PcrA — protein MSSLFDDSFLANLQHTSEEPPPHPEEPGDGPGEEIPDDLFQGAFDVPPARDAYHGNGAPRTIVDPAALLDGLNEQQRAAVVHTGSPLLIVAGAGSGKTRVLTHRIAHLLGTRSVHPGQILAITFTNKAAGEMKERVEQLVGPRANAMWVMTFHSACVRILRRESKKLGFTSSFSIYDAADSKRLMALVCRDLDLDPKKFPPKAFSAKISNLKNELIDEESYADQVGGGSEAEGAGGGFDKTLAEAYRMYQARLREANALDFDDIIMTTVHLLQAFPDVAEHYQRRFRHVLVDEYQDTNHAQYTLVRELVGTGQEDLPPAELCVVGDADQSIYAFRGATIRNILQFEEDYPDAKTILLEQNYRSTQTILSAANAVIERNESRRPKNLWTNAGAGARITGYVADTEHDEAQFVADEIDRLTDAGDAKAGDVAVFYRTNAQSRVFEEIFIRVGLPYKVVGGVRFYERKEVRDVLAYLRVLANPEDNVPLRRILNVPKRGIGDRAEAMIDALALREKITFPQALRRVDEAYGMAARSANAVKRFNVLMEELRTVVESGAGPATVLEAVLERTGYLAELQASTDPQDETRIENLQELAAVALEFEQERAEEEGAGTLAEFLEKVALVADSDQIPDEDEDGSGVITLMTLHTAKGLEFPVVFLTGMEDGVFPHMRALGQAKELEEERRLAYVGITRARERLYLTRSSMRSAWGQPSYNPPSRFLEEIPGQHLDWKRTGPMAAPAGPTGGIASSLSSSRSRSGGGASGFATRRTTDKPVISLAVGDRVTHDQFGLGTVTEVKGSGADAQATIDFGDAKPKRLLLRYAPVQKL, from the coding sequence ATGAGCAGCCTCTTTGACGACAGCTTCCTGGCGAACCTCCAGCACACCTCGGAGGAGCCCCCGCCGCACCCCGAGGAGCCCGGAGACGGGCCCGGAGAGGAGATCCCGGACGATCTCTTCCAGGGCGCGTTCGACGTGCCCCCGGCCCGGGACGCCTACCACGGCAACGGCGCCCCGCGCACGATCGTGGACCCCGCCGCCCTGCTGGACGGACTGAACGAACAGCAGCGCGCCGCCGTGGTGCACACCGGATCGCCGCTGCTCATCGTGGCCGGCGCCGGTTCCGGCAAGACCCGCGTGCTCACGCACCGGATCGCCCATCTGCTGGGGACGCGCAGCGTCCACCCCGGCCAGATACTGGCGATCACCTTCACCAACAAGGCCGCCGGCGAGATGAAGGAGCGCGTCGAGCAGCTGGTCGGCCCGCGCGCCAACGCCATGTGGGTCATGACCTTCCACAGCGCCTGCGTCCGCATCCTGCGCCGGGAGTCCAAGAAGCTCGGCTTCACCTCGTCGTTCTCGATCTACGACGCGGCCGACTCCAAGCGGCTGATGGCACTCGTCTGCCGTGATCTCGATCTCGACCCCAAGAAGTTCCCGCCGAAGGCCTTCAGCGCCAAGATCTCGAACCTCAAGAACGAGCTGATCGACGAGGAGAGCTACGCCGACCAGGTCGGCGGGGGCAGCGAGGCCGAGGGCGCCGGAGGAGGCTTCGACAAGACGCTGGCCGAGGCGTACCGGATGTACCAGGCACGGCTGCGCGAGGCCAACGCCCTGGACTTCGACGACATCATCATGACCACCGTCCATCTGCTCCAGGCGTTCCCGGACGTCGCCGAGCACTACCAGCGGCGCTTCCGCCATGTGCTGGTGGACGAGTACCAGGACACCAACCACGCTCAGTACACGCTCGTACGCGAGCTGGTGGGCACCGGGCAGGAGGACCTGCCTCCTGCCGAGCTGTGCGTCGTCGGCGACGCCGACCAGTCGATCTACGCCTTCCGCGGCGCGACCATCCGCAACATCCTCCAGTTCGAGGAGGACTACCCGGACGCGAAGACGATCCTGCTGGAGCAGAACTACCGCTCGACCCAGACGATCCTCTCCGCCGCCAACGCCGTCATCGAGCGCAACGAGAGCCGCCGTCCCAAGAACCTGTGGACGAACGCCGGCGCGGGCGCCCGGATCACCGGCTACGTCGCCGACACCGAGCACGACGAGGCCCAGTTCGTCGCCGACGAGATCGACCGGCTCACGGACGCGGGCGACGCCAAGGCCGGTGACGTCGCGGTCTTCTACCGGACGAACGCACAGTCCCGCGTCTTCGAAGAGATCTTCATCCGGGTCGGCCTGCCCTACAAGGTCGTCGGCGGAGTCCGCTTCTACGAGCGCAAGGAGGTCCGGGACGTCCTGGCCTATCTGCGCGTCCTCGCCAACCCCGAGGACAACGTCCCGCTGCGGCGCATCCTCAACGTCCCCAAGCGCGGCATCGGCGACCGCGCCGAGGCGATGATCGACGCGCTCGCCCTGCGCGAGAAGATCACCTTCCCGCAGGCGCTGCGGCGGGTGGATGAGGCGTACGGCATGGCGGCCCGCTCGGCGAACGCCGTCAAGCGGTTCAACGTGCTGATGGAGGAGCTGCGTACGGTCGTCGAATCGGGCGCCGGACCGGCCACCGTCCTCGAAGCCGTTCTGGAGCGGACCGGCTATCTCGCCGAACTGCAGGCGTCGACGGACCCGCAGGACGAGACACGGATCGAGAACCTCCAGGAACTGGCGGCGGTGGCGCTGGAGTTCGAGCAGGAGCGGGCCGAGGAGGAGGGTGCGGGCACCCTCGCCGAGTTCCTGGAGAAGGTCGCGCTCGTGGCCGACTCCGACCAGATCCCCGACGAGGACGAGGACGGCTCCGGAGTCATCACCCTGATGACGCTGCACACCGCCAAGGGCCTCGAGTTCCCGGTGGTGTTCCTGACCGGTATGGAGGACGGCGTCTTCCCGCACATGCGCGCGCTCGGCCAGGCCAAGGAGCTGGAGGAGGAGCGCCGGCTGGCGTACGTCGGCATCACACGCGCCCGCGAGCGCCTCTATCTGACGCGCTCCTCCATGCGCAGTGCCTGGGGACAGCCCTCGTACAACCCGCCGTCGCGGTTCCTGGAGGAGATCCCGGGACAGCACCTGGACTGGAAGCGCACCGGCCCGATGGCAGCGCCGGCCGGACCGACCGGGGGTATCGCGTCGTCGCTGTCGTCGTCGCGCTCACGGTCGGGAGGCGGGGCGTCGGGGTTCGCCACCCGGCGGACGACCGACAAGCCGGTGATCTCGCTGGCGGTCGGCGATCGTGTGACCCACGACCAGTTCGGCCTGGGGACCGTCACCGAGGTGAAGGGGTCGGGCGCCGACGCACAGGCGACGATCGACTTCGGCGACGCCAAGCCGAAGCGGCTGCTGCTGCGGTACGCACCGGTGCAGAAGCTCTAG